The following proteins are co-located in the Candidatus Competibacteraceae bacterium genome:
- a CDS encoding DMT family transporter: protein MLLAAAILWSSGGLLIKWIEWNPVAIAGMRSLIGAALIGVVFRRELRFAPSFELIGGAVAYAGTVVLFVIANKMTTAANTVLLQYTAPVYVILFSPWFLGERASRRDWLILLVMMGGMVLFFLDKLTLTGYWGNIIALVDGFCFGWMTLFMRRQKDGSALSSLLLGNLLAGAIGLPFMFQSMPDLSAWIGLSLLGVLQLGLPYILFALALRHVRAVEGILIPMIEPVLNPVWVFLLLGETPGVWALVGGTIILGAVMFRAWR, encoded by the coding sequence CTGGCGGCGGCGATCCTGTGGAGTTCGGGCGGGCTGCTGATCAAGTGGATCGAGTGGAACCCGGTGGCCATCGCCGGGATGCGCAGCTTGATCGGCGCGGCGCTGATCGGCGTGGTGTTCCGCCGCGAACTGCGGTTTGCCCCGTCGTTCGAGCTGATCGGTGGGGCAGTGGCCTACGCGGGTACCGTGGTGCTGTTCGTGATCGCCAACAAGATGACCACGGCGGCGAACACCGTTTTGCTGCAATACACCGCGCCGGTTTACGTCATCCTGTTCAGCCCGTGGTTTCTGGGCGAACGGGCCAGCCGCCGCGACTGGCTGATCCTGCTGGTGATGATGGGCGGCATGGTGCTGTTCTTTTTGGATAAGCTGACCCTGACCGGCTACTGGGGCAACATCATCGCCCTGGTCGATGGCTTCTGCTTCGGCTGGATGACCTTGTTCATGCGCCGGCAAAAAGATGGTTCCGCGCTGTCCTCCTTGTTACTCGGCAACCTGCTGGCGGGGGCGATCGGTCTGCCGTTCATGTTTCAGTCCATGCCCGATCTGTCGGCTTGGATCGGTTTGTCGCTGCTGGGCGTGCTGCAACTGGGCTTGCCCTACATTCTGTTCGCGCTGGCGTTGCGCCATGTCCGAGCGGTCGAGGGCATTCTGATTCCGATGATCGAGCCGGTGCTCAATCCGGTCTGGGTGTTCCTGCTGTTGGGGGAGACGCCAGGGGTCTGGGCATTGGTGGGGGGAACGATCATTCTCGGCGCGGTCATGTTTCGGGCGTGGCGTTGA